Proteins encoded within one genomic window of Synechococcus sp. PCC 7335:
- a CDS encoding phosphatase PAP2 family protein, translating into MIKPKNKTVLPTGIVAIAQRFWKESHTLPPSAWAKWWKTLAIGLGISALIVYGLTLIAMGQVDTGLQTWDEKWLLKMRDYSPLSFSKGVTWESPGNLVGMLPVFFTFTALTAWFRKPIVAATVVATYIGQFALVWISWGTWSRDRPELIAEGIAAPSLHSFPSGHVVVSVTMYGLLFYLWFRSSRNPIEKAISILFAVVWIGLISLSRLALGAHWPSDVLAGWFVGLLWLTTVIMAMNRALGAAKH; encoded by the coding sequence ATGATAAAGCCGAAGAATAAAACCGTTTTACCTACCGGAATTGTCGCGATTGCCCAGCGTTTCTGGAAAGAGAGCCATACACTTCCCCCATCCGCTTGGGCAAAGTGGTGGAAGACGCTAGCGATTGGGCTTGGCATTAGTGCGCTTATCGTCTACGGACTGACCCTAATCGCTATGGGGCAAGTTGACACTGGTTTGCAAACTTGGGATGAAAAATGGTTGTTGAAGATGCGCGACTATTCTCCGCTGTCTTTTTCAAAAGGGGTTACTTGGGAATCTCCTGGCAACTTGGTGGGCATGCTGCCCGTATTTTTTACCTTTACTGCCCTAACGGCCTGGTTTCGCAAGCCAATCGTAGCCGCAACTGTAGTAGCTACTTATATTGGTCAGTTTGCGTTGGTCTGGATTAGTTGGGGAACATGGAGCCGCGATCGCCCTGAGTTGATCGCTGAGGGCATCGCCGCGCCTAGCTTACACTCCTTTCCTTCCGGCCATGTTGTCGTCTCTGTGACGATGTATGGCCTGCTGTTCTATCTATGGTTTCGCTCATCGCGCAATCCTATAGAAAAAGCCATTTCTATACTCTTTGCCGTTGTCTGGATAGGGTTGATTTCTCTATCTAGGCTGGCACTAGGCGCACACTGGCCTAGCGATGTTCTAGCAGGCTGGTTCGTGGGACTGCTATGGCTGACTACTGTTATCATGGCTATGAACCGCGCGCTTGGAGCTGCAAAGCATTAG
- a CDS encoding basic amino acid ABC transporter substrate-binding protein, which yields MNLTRSTFLKSAVLAICTAGLLVACGGGGGEDASDGGDVFSVGTEPAFPPFESVGDDGELQGFDIDLMRAIGEKAGKTVEFESLPFDGLIPALQGASIDAAISGMTITEERADTVDFSDPYFKAGLAIAVAEGDTEINTLDDLEGKRIAVQIGTTGAETAAGVPEAEVSTFDSAPLALQELANGNVDAVVNDAPATLDAIATGNIPGITVVGELLTEEFYGIAMPKGSEDVETVNTALSELIDDGTYAEIYRKWFDAEPPEL from the coding sequence ATGAACTTAACGCGATCTACTTTTTTGAAGTCGGCGGTGCTAGCTATCTGTACGGCTGGGCTGCTGGTCGCCTGTGGTGGCGGTGGTGGCGAAGACGCCAGTGATGGCGGTGATGTTTTCTCGGTAGGAACTGAACCAGCCTTTCCTCCCTTTGAGTCAGTAGGCGACGATGGTGAGTTACAAGGGTTCGATATTGATTTGATGCGGGCGATTGGCGAAAAAGCTGGAAAGACTGTTGAGTTTGAAAGCTTGCCTTTTGATGGGCTGATTCCCGCTTTGCAGGGCGCTTCTATTGATGCGGCAATTAGCGGAATGACAATCACTGAAGAGCGAGCTGATACGGTCGATTTTTCAGACCCTTACTTCAAGGCAGGTTTAGCGATCGCAGTTGCAGAAGGCGATACAGAAATCAATACCTTAGATGATTTAGAAGGAAAAAGAATCGCGGTTCAAATCGGTACTACGGGCGCTGAGACAGCAGCAGGGGTTCCCGAGGCTGAAGTCAGCACGTTTGATTCTGCGCCTCTAGCATTGCAGGAGCTAGCAAATGGCAATGTAGATGCGGTGGTCAATGACGCGCCAGCCACTTTAGATGCGATCGCCACTGGTAATATTCCAGGCATCACCGTAGTCGGTGAGCTTTTGACCGAAGAGTTTTATGGAATTGCCATGCCTAAAGGATCTGAGGATGTAGAGACCGTCAATACGGCACTTTCAGAACTCATTGATGATGGGACTTATGCTGAGATCTATAGAAAGTGGTTTGATGCTGAACCACCTGAGCTGTAG
- a CDS encoding alpha-mannosidase has translation MALDLVPLLPADLQSSLDRLRKLNTQNIQTEWQYLLETPKDKLTPTDLFATATALHWPLASLNDRQHIAWDKGLQILWLHQIIEVPAHLQGYPLSGLILRLSLTWWAEDAQIYVDGALVQSGDLFECFTRLCLSESVQIGQTFQVAVRLVSPNHDNGALVRSHLTYELPPHHPTPEPSFIADELTVLATLEPDSQPEIKAAIAHLPWSTLSLSSSHSHQTALDLWDTLSSQVAIPASVHPFQQSLSDLRRDLKHYSLKLKARQIQCVGHAHLDMAWLWPISDTWEAAERTFRSILNLQADFPDLTYTHSSPALFEWLEHNRPELFSQIQSKVEEGSWSIDAGLWIEPELNIISGESIVRQILYGQRYCQEKFGKISKIAWLPDSFGFCWQLPQLLTQGGIQTFATLKLSWNDTTDFPHSLFWWQSPDGSRILSLMLPPIGTDIDPIKMSTHAKNWEDHTGITDTLWLPGLGDHGGGPTRDMLEKAGRWQKSPFFPELNFTTPNQYIESLAHSSTPLLPNKSPSDQVSSQDSLPIWESDLYLELHRGCYTTHADQKQSNRQSEDLLYQAEVFATIAQITANCSYPKTDIEAAWKILLFNQFHDILPGTSIPEVFEKANNGWQQVQQIGQSVLDESLKAIASTIQFPSPPHREAKPILVFNPLTWSRDAVISFDLSKIDPEKKQLDWIVYDPNYQVIPSQNAPELSNKKAPHQISFLASDIPSLGYQCYWIRPTNTPNDSPRLTKYVLENEFLRVCVDSLTGQIASLIEKSTQTEAFSSLGNQLQLFRDQSGYWDAWNIAPNYEEHPLHSLELFSVQWHETGPIRQCIRVTYKTEVSLIEQDYILDAATPFLVVSNRIIWAETQVLLKVNFPLTVSSDVATYEIPFGAITRKTIPQTAAEKAQWEVPALCWADIGDQNFGISILTTCKHGFDVSSNHIRLTLLKSSIWPDPTADRGTHRFTYAIYPHRKTWQQARTVHYARELSLPPIVYQPEASIAQLKEKNPNQHSFLTIRNPNVIMSTFKPAEDNPNEFILRFYEALGVSTHLELEQSLELSTALKRGNRTNLLETAVQHQHPTYIRPYQIATYRLKRKVNHS, from the coding sequence ATGGCCCTAGATCTTGTTCCCCTTCTCCCAGCTGATTTACAAAGCAGTCTTGATCGCCTCCGAAAGCTCAACACTCAGAATATTCAAACTGAATGGCAATATCTCCTGGAAACGCCTAAGGATAAGCTCACTCCTACAGATCTTTTCGCAACAGCTACCGCGCTTCATTGGCCACTCGCATCTTTAAATGATCGTCAGCACATCGCTTGGGACAAAGGACTACAGATTCTTTGGCTTCATCAAATCATCGAAGTCCCGGCTCACCTACAGGGATACCCGCTCTCAGGTTTAATCCTTAGACTCTCACTGACGTGGTGGGCAGAAGATGCCCAAATTTATGTTGATGGAGCGCTTGTACAGTCAGGTGATTTGTTTGAGTGTTTTACCCGCCTCTGCTTGAGTGAAAGTGTGCAAATAGGGCAGACCTTTCAAGTAGCTGTTCGCCTGGTTAGTCCTAATCACGACAATGGCGCATTAGTTCGATCACATCTCACCTACGAACTTCCCCCGCATCACCCGACCCCCGAGCCTAGCTTTATTGCCGACGAACTGACTGTTCTTGCCACTCTAGAACCCGACAGCCAGCCAGAAATTAAAGCTGCGATCGCTCATCTACCTTGGTCGACGCTATCTCTCTCTTCATCCCATTCGCACCAAACCGCCCTTGACCTTTGGGACACCCTCTCCTCTCAAGTTGCTATCCCCGCAAGCGTTCATCCTTTTCAACAATCCCTTAGCGATCTTCGCCGAGACCTAAAGCACTACAGCCTAAAACTTAAAGCTAGGCAAATCCAGTGCGTTGGGCACGCTCATCTTGATATGGCTTGGCTCTGGCCCATCTCCGACACTTGGGAAGCTGCCGAACGCACCTTTCGCTCTATTCTCAACCTACAAGCAGACTTCCCCGACCTTACCTATACCCATTCCAGCCCTGCTCTCTTTGAATGGCTAGAACACAATCGCCCTGAACTGTTTTCACAGATTCAGAGCAAAGTTGAAGAAGGCAGTTGGAGTATAGACGCCGGACTTTGGATCGAACCGGAACTTAACATCATCAGTGGAGAATCCATCGTTCGCCAAATTCTCTACGGTCAGCGCTACTGCCAAGAAAAATTCGGCAAAATAAGCAAAATCGCTTGGCTTCCCGATTCTTTCGGATTCTGCTGGCAGCTACCCCAGTTGCTTACCCAAGGCGGCATCCAAACCTTCGCTACTCTCAAACTTTCTTGGAACGATACGACCGACTTTCCTCATTCGCTCTTCTGGTGGCAGTCGCCAGATGGCAGTCGCATCCTTAGCCTCATGCTTCCCCCCATCGGCACCGATATCGATCCTATCAAAATGTCTACTCACGCCAAAAACTGGGAGGACCATACCGGTATAACAGACACGCTATGGCTTCCTGGTTTAGGCGATCACGGCGGTGGACCTACTAGAGACATGTTAGAAAAAGCCGGGCGCTGGCAAAAGTCCCCTTTCTTCCCAGAACTCAACTTCACTACCCCAAACCAATATATAGAATCACTCGCCCATTCCTCGACGCCTCTACTCCCCAACAAATCTCCTAGTGATCAAGTATCTAGTCAAGACTCCCTACCTATCTGGGAATCCGATCTCTACCTTGAGCTTCATCGCGGTTGCTATACCACTCATGCCGACCAAAAACAGAGCAATCGTCAGAGCGAAGATCTCCTCTATCAAGCAGAGGTATTTGCCACCATTGCTCAAATCACAGCCAATTGTTCCTATCCAAAAACCGACATCGAAGCAGCTTGGAAGATCCTGCTCTTTAATCAGTTCCACGACATATTACCTGGTACTTCCATTCCTGAAGTTTTTGAAAAGGCGAACAACGGTTGGCAGCAGGTCCAACAAATCGGACAAAGCGTCTTAGATGAGAGCTTGAAGGCGATCGCCTCTACCATCCAATTCCCATCTCCACCGCATCGTGAAGCAAAACCTATCCTTGTCTTCAACCCGCTCACCTGGTCACGAGACGCCGTTATCAGCTTCGATTTGTCAAAGATAGATCCAGAAAAAAAACAGCTCGATTGGATAGTTTATGATCCAAACTACCAAGTCATTCCCAGCCAAAACGCTCCAGAACTATCCAATAAAAAAGCACCACACCAGATCTCGTTCTTGGCCTCAGACATCCCGTCCCTTGGCTACCAGTGCTATTGGATCCGTCCCACGAATACGCCTAACGATTCACCTAGATTAACGAAATACGTTCTCGAAAACGAATTCCTTAGAGTTTGCGTCGACTCGCTGACCGGCCAGATTGCTAGCCTGATAGAAAAGAGTACTCAGACAGAAGCCTTCAGCAGCTTAGGCAACCAGCTACAACTGTTCCGTGACCAAAGTGGCTACTGGGATGCCTGGAACATCGCTCCAAATTACGAGGAACATCCACTACATAGCCTTGAACTATTCTCAGTTCAATGGCATGAAACAGGTCCCATTAGACAGTGCATACGCGTTACCTACAAGACAGAGGTTTCCCTTATTGAACAAGACTACATACTTGATGCAGCTACACCATTTCTTGTTGTCAGCAATCGAATCATCTGGGCAGAAACTCAGGTTTTGTTAAAAGTAAACTTTCCCCTTACTGTCTCATCCGATGTAGCAACCTATGAAATACCTTTTGGGGCAATCACTCGAAAAACCATTCCCCAAACCGCAGCAGAAAAAGCACAGTGGGAAGTTCCCGCACTATGCTGGGCGGATATAGGCGATCAAAACTTCGGTATCAGCATCCTCACCACCTGTAAGCATGGCTTCGATGTCAGCTCCAACCATATTCGCCTCACCCTTCTCAAATCTTCTATCTGGCCCGACCCAACAGCCGACCGCGGCACTCATCGCTTTACCTATGCTATCTATCCTCATCGTAAAACCTGGCAACAAGCCCGCACTGTTCACTATGCACGCGAACTCAGCCTGCCTCCTATCGTCTATCAACCAGAAGCATCTATAGCCCAATTAAAAGAAAAGAATCCAAACCAACACAGCTTTCTGACAATTCGCAATCCTAATGTCATCATGTCTACCTTTAAGCCTGCAGAAGACAACCCCAACGAATTCATCCTACGCTTCTACGAGGCCCTAGGAGTATCTACACATCTTGAACTTGAACAATCACTAGAGTTATCTACTGCGCTAAAACGGGGCAATCGAACTAACTTACTCGAAACAGCAGTTCAACATCAGCACCCCACGTACATCCGGCCCTATCAGATAGCAACCTATCGCCTAAAGCGAAAGGTCAACCACTCATAG
- the nadC gene encoding carboxylating nicotinate-nucleotide diphosphorylase, with protein sequence MLPSWIVLDELLTHWLREDIGRGDKTTDGLAELARAKGKAYWVAKEDGVIAGLPIAERVFSLLDNDVVFQAQAADGDYIQKDTVIANIDCQLSTLLTGERVALNLAMSLSGIATTTRQYAEVITDLPTQLVDTRKTTPGMRLLEKYAAYVGGAQNHRMGLDDGVMIKDNHIAVAGGIGRAIKHIRARIPYPITIEVETESLEQVKEAIAHQADIIMLDNMPLETMYEAVEAIRAANKRIKIEASGNITLDTIRAVAETGVDYISSSAPITRSPWLDLSMRMKQS encoded by the coding sequence ATGTTGCCAAGTTGGATAGTTTTGGATGAGCTGCTAACGCATTGGCTAAGAGAGGATATTGGGAGAGGGGATAAAACGACTGATGGGTTAGCTGAGCTTGCTAGAGCTAAGGGAAAGGCTTATTGGGTTGCTAAAGAAGATGGTGTGATTGCTGGCTTACCAATTGCGGAGCGCGTGTTTTCTTTGTTAGATAACGATGTGGTGTTTCAAGCTCAAGCGGCTGATGGTGACTACATCCAAAAAGACACCGTGATCGCAAACATCGACTGCCAGCTTTCTACGCTACTGACTGGAGAGCGTGTTGCTCTCAACCTAGCGATGAGTCTAAGTGGGATTGCGACGACAACTAGACAGTATGCTGAGGTCATCACAGATCTTCCTACGCAGCTAGTCGATACTAGAAAAACAACACCTGGAATGAGGCTACTTGAAAAGTACGCCGCTTATGTAGGTGGAGCGCAGAATCATCGGATGGGCTTGGATGATGGTGTGATGATTAAGGACAACCATATTGCGGTAGCCGGGGGGATCGGTAGAGCCATCAAGCACATCAGAGCGCGAATTCCTTACCCAATTACAATAGAGGTAGAGACTGAGAGCTTGGAACAGGTGAAAGAAGCGATCGCCCACCAGGCTGATATCATCATGCTCGACAATATGCCCTTAGAAACTATGTACGAGGCGGTAGAGGCGATTCGAGCCGCGAACAAGCGTATCAAGATCGAAGCGTCTGGTAATATCACACTAGATACCATCCGAGCGGTAGCGGAAACAGGGGTAGATTACATCTCTAGCAGCGCCCCAATTACGCGATCACCCTGGCTTGATTTGAGTATGCGGATGAAGCAAAGTTAA
- a CDS encoding amino acid ABC transporter permease: METSLGFILDAVPALLKGALITLQLTAVSVAFGSIGGIALGIARLSKAGPIRLLARAYIDFFRGTPLLVQLFMIYFGVPALVRTFGLDFTFNQWGAAVLGLSLNSAAYLAEIVRAGIQSIEVGQKEAAESLGLDSSQTMQYVVFPQALRRMVPPLGNEFITLLKDTSLVAVIGYQELFRQGQLIVARNFRSFEIFFAVALIYLALNVIASQAFSLLERRLDPKQT, encoded by the coding sequence TTGGAAACATCACTAGGCTTTATTCTTGATGCAGTCCCTGCCTTGCTCAAAGGCGCACTGATTACGTTGCAGTTGACGGCGGTCTCGGTTGCGTTCGGTTCTATTGGTGGAATTGCATTAGGTATCGCTAGGCTGTCAAAAGCTGGACCAATACGGCTACTGGCTAGGGCGTACATCGACTTTTTTCGGGGTACGCCGCTACTAGTACAGCTATTTATGATCTATTTTGGAGTCCCAGCTCTAGTCAGAACCTTCGGTCTCGACTTCACGTTCAATCAATGGGGCGCAGCGGTCTTAGGATTGAGCTTGAACTCAGCCGCTTATCTAGCCGAGATTGTGAGAGCAGGCATTCAGTCGATTGAAGTCGGCCAGAAGGAAGCGGCTGAGTCTTTAGGGTTAGATTCGTCCCAGACCATGCAATATGTGGTGTTTCCACAGGCTCTGCGCCGGATGGTCCCGCCTTTGGGAAATGAATTTATTACGCTACTCAAAGACACCAGCCTAGTAGCAGTCATTGGCTATCAAGAGCTGTTTCGACAGGGACAGCTAATCGTGGCTAGAAACTTTCGCTCATTCGAGATATTCTTCGCCGTGGCGCTCATCTATCTAGCTCTCAACGTGATTGCTTCGCAGGCTTTTTCGCTGCTAGAGCGTAGGCTAGATCCTAAGCAAACGTAA
- a CDS encoding DUF1206 domain-containing protein: MIKAEINEHLVSKWISIYARFGYGAKGIIYGGTGLLALSEAFDLTNGGVAGSTGILKAIAIRPLGKLLVVLITFCLMGYVVWRVIQAGWDPEHSGSKGFSDIVRRIGYGCSGLVYASIAYSVVEILSEQPSEAKRSLEDWAYEIMVRPVGRLLVGAVGLVFFGIGCYYFYRAIKAEFRKRFKRHHMSDTAKTWASIMGRFGIAARGIVYVLIGAYAVGAAWQFEPSLIKTTEEALALFDDNPTDEWILATLGIGFVAYAVHMGFQAVYRSIEPID; encoded by the coding sequence ATGATAAAAGCAGAAATAAATGAGCATCTTGTTAGCAAGTGGATCTCTATATATGCGCGATTCGGCTACGGCGCCAAAGGGATTATTTACGGAGGTACAGGGCTACTGGCACTATCAGAGGCTTTCGATCTTACAAATGGGGGGGTTGCTGGCTCTACAGGCATCCTGAAAGCGATTGCTATCCGACCGTTAGGTAAGCTGCTGGTCGTCCTGATTACATTTTGCTTGATGGGATATGTTGTCTGGCGCGTGATTCAGGCGGGTTGGGACCCAGAACACAGCGGTAGCAAAGGCTTTTCAGATATCGTGCGGCGAATTGGCTACGGCTGTAGTGGACTGGTTTACGCCAGTATCGCCTATAGCGTTGTAGAGATCTTGAGCGAACAGCCTTCTGAAGCCAAAAGGAGCTTAGAGGATTGGGCGTATGAGATTATGGTTAGGCCTGTAGGCCGACTGCTAGTTGGCGCAGTCGGCTTAGTCTTCTTTGGCATCGGCTGCTATTACTTTTACCGAGCAATCAAGGCCGAGTTTCGTAAACGCTTCAAGCGGCATCACATGAGCGATACTGCCAAGACATGGGCTTCTATCATGGGTCGATTTGGTATTGCCGCTCGAGGCATAGTCTATGTGTTGATCGGCGCGTATGCGGTTGGCGCAGCCTGGCAGTTCGAGCCTTCACTGATTAAAACGACAGAAGAAGCGTTAGCTCTGTTTGATGATAATCCGACAGACGAATGGATATTAGCGACTCTAGGGATTGGCTTTGTAGCCTACGCAGTCCATATGGGATTTCAGGCGGTCTATCGCAGTATCGAACCAATCGATTAA
- a CDS encoding 23S rRNA (pseudouridine(1915)-N(3))-methyltransferase RlmH, giving the protein MAQSFPKVKIIAVGKVKKSWLKEGIALYAKRLPEIEMVEIKDSNKENEADKLLSLISAQDRLVVMAEYGKAYDSIAFANWLGREAFGTLVLFIGGPEGIGDRLRSHQSISLSAMTFPHEIARLVLLEQLYRAKTILNNGSYHK; this is encoded by the coding sequence ATGGCTCAGAGTTTCCCTAAGGTCAAGATTATTGCCGTAGGTAAAGTAAAAAAATCTTGGCTTAAAGAAGGCATTGCTTTATACGCCAAGCGCCTACCGGAAATCGAGATGGTAGAAATTAAGGACAGTAACAAGGAGAACGAAGCTGACAAACTCCTCAGTCTGATCAGCGCTCAAGATCGGCTAGTAGTGATGGCAGAGTATGGCAAAGCGTATGACTCTATAGCGTTCGCCAATTGGTTAGGAAGGGAAGCCTTTGGCACGCTAGTGCTATTTATCGGAGGGCCAGAGGGGATCGGCGATCGCCTCAGAAGTCACCAATCTATCAGCCTTTCTGCTATGACATTCCCCCATGAGATAGCCAGACTTGTGCTATTAGAACAGCTATACAGAGCGAAGACAATATTAAACAACGGCAGCTATCACAAGTAG
- a CDS encoding DUF3825 domain-containing protein, which translates to MSSLFASLVRFLKRLFQLRSSPNPPTDRQLMDYQSVPQRPVQRPNGESESPSSASPQLRRLIYRATRSMPRPRMHAGQFASLLRQHDRSFSYKKYNFTKLIYLLEAVPDLVILDRVEKPQAAPAYYVRSVVDMEAVILDAIAPYLGSDWVHIDSLKQSVFEKNPEFSLQTYGFTDFKTFLQSDSALVEFKLEDTDYLRTVPLSKRNGLGANRSGDSQPGASQLKLVPSRRRPVRPAIRPNSRPQRQKIIHLSPFAGFSPAVLNQKVSELAAIALPEDWYFGAHPPDDFAYPILKSYLRYTFIRLQHERKVIDSPNREFKAFNTGLLDRLLRPIYALLSPYPTNAQVWDLTFCIPGEGPAGKKLVAHFNHLPAAANYLKDPSKVFYHLSAGPPRVDWPHIIKDNMERLPYTFIVKYAPANFTPLDTTDLDSAQFHAYKKAFADALDADPIAYRSLVNCLSEALSRTLVKTQVNYKTAVPTYYPTLNSIDLLLPICLTEEGIADCAMVARQSDSGAYIGHTILTLRQAYNNARLICKLDEHWLSRAMAISQESFEDEEDDSEEFESDEEDASSEPGLINGASI; encoded by the coding sequence ATGAGTTCTTTATTTGCGTCTCTTGTTCGATTTTTAAAACGTTTATTTCAATTAAGATCTTCTCCTAATCCGCCCACTGATCGTCAGTTGATGGACTATCAGTCGGTGCCACAGCGCCCCGTACAGAGACCCAACGGAGAAAGTGAGTCCCCTTCATCGGCTTCACCGCAGCTGAGGCGGCTGATTTATCGAGCGACGCGCTCTATGCCTAGACCTCGAATGCATGCTGGGCAGTTCGCTTCTTTGTTGAGACAGCATGACCGTTCCTTTTCGTACAAGAAGTACAACTTCACTAAGCTGATCTATCTATTGGAGGCTGTGCCTGATCTCGTTATCTTGGATCGAGTAGAAAAGCCACAGGCTGCACCTGCCTACTATGTGCGGTCGGTTGTCGACATGGAGGCGGTGATTTTGGATGCGATCGCCCCCTATTTAGGATCAGACTGGGTCCATATAGATAGCCTTAAACAGTCAGTTTTCGAGAAGAACCCTGAATTTTCTCTACAAACATATGGCTTTACAGACTTTAAGACCTTTCTGCAAAGCGACTCAGCGCTAGTCGAATTCAAGCTAGAAGATACAGACTATTTACGTACGGTTCCCCTCTCAAAGCGAAATGGCTTAGGGGCTAATCGCTCAGGAGATAGCCAGCCAGGGGCCAGCCAGCTAAAACTAGTACCCTCTAGACGCAGGCCTGTTCGTCCTGCTATTAGGCCAAACAGTCGGCCTCAGCGCCAGAAGATAATTCATCTTTCGCCCTTTGCAGGCTTCTCGCCGGCTGTGCTAAATCAAAAAGTGAGTGAGCTAGCGGCGATCGCCCTGCCTGAAGATTGGTACTTCGGTGCTCATCCGCCAGACGACTTTGCCTACCCCATCCTAAAGAGCTATTTGCGCTATACCTTTATTCGCTTGCAGCATGAACGTAAAGTCATCGATAGCCCTAATCGCGAGTTCAAAGCCTTTAACACCGGCTTACTAGATCGCCTTCTGCGTCCTATCTACGCGCTACTAAGCCCATATCCTACCAACGCCCAAGTCTGGGATCTGACGTTTTGTATTCCTGGTGAAGGCCCCGCTGGCAAAAAACTCGTTGCCCATTTTAACCATCTCCCTGCCGCTGCCAACTATCTCAAAGATCCCTCCAAAGTCTTCTACCATCTCTCTGCGGGTCCTCCAAGAGTCGACTGGCCCCATATCATTAAAGACAATATGGAGCGCCTTCCCTATACTTTTATCGTTAAGTATGCACCCGCTAATTTCACCCCGCTTGATACAACAGATCTCGATAGCGCCCAGTTTCACGCATACAAAAAGGCCTTTGCCGATGCATTAGATGCTGATCCTATTGCCTACCGAAGTTTGGTCAACTGCCTTTCTGAGGCGCTTAGCCGTACCCTAGTCAAAACTCAAGTCAACTACAAAACGGCTGTTCCAACTTACTATCCCACTCTTAATAGCATTGATCTACTGCTGCCTATCTGTCTAACTGAAGAAGGCATCGCCGATTGTGCCATGGTTGCCCGTCAGTCCGATTCAGGGGCCTATATCGGCCATACTATTTTGACTTTGCGCCAGGCTTACAACAATGCCCGTCTCATCTGCAAGCTTGACGAACATTGGCTCAGCCGTGCGATGGCGATTAGTCAGGAAAGCTTTGAAGATGAAGAAGATGATTCGGAAGAATTTGAATCAGATGAAGAGGACGCTTCTAGTGAGCCGGGTTTGATAAACGGCGCGAGCATCTAG
- a CDS encoding amino acid ABC transporter ATP-binding protein encodes MTASNPVITCANLQKSFGDLAVLRGIDCQIQRGEVVSIIGSSGCGKSTLLRCFNRLESITGGQLIVNNIDLSLPKLSRRDLLALRANVGMVFQQFNLFPHLSVLENLCLAPLKVLDQSKAESQETARFFLDKVGLSAKAEAYPDQLSGGQKQRVAIARALCMKPEVMLFDEPTSALDPELVGEVLEVMQQLAKEGMTMIVVTHEMQFAREVASRVVFLNKGKVEEEGDPRQVLTNPSSERLQAFLSRMNLALAS; translated from the coding sequence ATGACCGCATCTAATCCCGTCATAACTTGCGCTAATTTGCAAAAAAGCTTTGGCGACCTAGCTGTTTTACGTGGGATAGACTGTCAGATTCAACGCGGTGAAGTGGTGTCTATTATTGGCTCTTCCGGCTGTGGTAAAAGTACGTTGCTGCGCTGCTTCAACCGGCTTGAGTCTATTACTGGAGGTCAGCTAATTGTCAACAATATTGACTTATCGCTGCCAAAGCTCAGTCGGCGCGACTTGCTAGCCCTGCGCGCGAACGTGGGGATGGTGTTCCAGCAATTTAATCTATTTCCACACCTTTCTGTCTTGGAAAATCTATGTTTAGCGCCGCTCAAAGTTTTGGATCAGTCTAAAGCCGAAAGCCAGGAGACTGCCCGGTTCTTCTTAGATAAAGTTGGTCTAAGTGCAAAGGCAGAGGCCTATCCCGATCAGCTTTCCGGCGGGCAAAAGCAAAGAGTTGCGATCGCCCGGGCCCTTTGTATGAAGCCAGAGGTGATGCTGTTTGATGAACCGACTAGCGCTTTAGACCCTGAGCTAGTCGGTGAAGTGCTAGAAGTCATGCAGCAGCTTGCTAAAGAAGGGATGACCATGATTGTAGTCACCCATGAGATGCAGTTCGCCCGTGAAGTTGCGAGTCGAGTCGTCTTTCTCAACAAAGGTAAAGTGGAAGAAGAAGGCGATCCTCGTCAGGTGCTAACTAACCCCAGTAGCGAGCGGTTGCAGGCATTTTTGAGCCGAATGAATCTAGCACTAGCGTCATAG